Proteins encoded within one genomic window of Nonomuraea gerenzanensis:
- a CDS encoding AfsR/SARP family transcriptional regulator, producing the protein MGGVSFGLLGPINVWSGGEELDAGSPQQRGVLALLLLGEGRQVSLDEIVSALWDGEAPRSAVVSTRTYVSRLRRMLADGGGAGLGTEAEIRSAGGGYQLVVDPGTVDVTVFRQTAAAAREARERGNAAEASRLLRGALALWRGPAFDGLGGAFFEGRRTWLEQLRASAMEERWALDIERGDCGAAIAELTLATAAEPYRERWWELLMWALDRDGRRTEALAAYRRVARLLDDDLGLDPGPGLRRMHARIGTAAGASLV; encoded by the coding sequence ATGGGCGGGGTGAGCTTCGGGCTGCTGGGCCCGATCAACGTGTGGAGCGGCGGGGAGGAGCTGGACGCGGGGTCCCCCCAGCAGCGCGGGGTGCTGGCCCTGCTGCTGCTCGGGGAGGGGCGCCAGGTCTCGCTCGACGAGATCGTGAGCGCGTTGTGGGACGGCGAGGCGCCGCGCAGCGCCGTCGTCAGCACCCGTACGTACGTCTCGCGCCTGCGCCGGATGCTGGCCGACGGCGGGGGCGCCGGACTGGGCACCGAGGCCGAGATCAGGTCGGCGGGCGGCGGCTACCAGCTCGTCGTGGACCCGGGCACGGTGGACGTCACGGTGTTCCGCCAGACGGCCGCCGCCGCGCGTGAGGCGCGCGAGCGCGGCAACGCCGCCGAGGCCTCCCGGCTGCTGCGCGGCGCGCTGGCACTGTGGCGGGGGCCCGCCTTCGACGGGCTGGGCGGGGCGTTCTTCGAGGGCCGCCGCACCTGGCTGGAGCAGTTGCGGGCCTCGGCCATGGAGGAGCGCTGGGCGCTGGACATCGAGCGGGGCGACTGCGGCGCGGCGATCGCCGAGCTGACGCTCGCGACGGCGGCCGAGCCCTACCGGGAGCGCTGGTGGGAGCTGCTGATGTGGGCGCTCGACCGCGACGGCCGCCGCACGGAGGCGCTGGCGGCCTACCGGCGCGTCGCCCGGCTGCTGGACGACGACCTCGGCCTGGACCCGGGGCCCGGCCTGCGCCGGATGCACGCCCGGATCGGCACGGCGGCCGGGGCGTCCCTGGTCTGA
- a CDS encoding helix-turn-helix transcriptional regulator, translated as MPLFGREAELEALTGLVEGLRERGGVLIRGEAGIGKSALVAAVVSVASGAGVRVLTTTGAQAERNLAYAGLHQLLYPVRAELDALPGRQRDALRDALGLGDSSAEAAAGEVGGPGAYVVGLAALTLLAEVAAVRPLLVVVEDAHWLDRASADVLAFVARRIESEPVAVVATLRDGEPSPLLEAGLSELPVGRLSREAAAELLHSTAPGLAPAVRERVLLEADGNPLALIELPAAVGDQGGIGPVMPLSERLERAFTARVATLPAPARTALLVAALNESDSLAETLAATRLILSTAPPGPDVGAGAEVEVLAPAVEARLVELGAGTVRFRHPLMRSAIPTAAPMAECRRAHLALAETLREHPDRRAWHRAAATTGADEGVAAELDSAAAQARRRGAVAAAVAALEQAARLSEGREGKALRLLRAAELAFESGSRDTAERLVRDARELDLSPRRRAAAAWMLSGFEDGVREDVSRVAELAELAESVAAGGIVEPAVRILWGAAMRCFWSEPGQDARRLVLRVADGLPLPAGDPRMVAINAYAAPFERGATVLGGLRELAGAAGADPETDRYLGSAAMQVGAFDVAARLSAVAAPGLRAQGRLGLLPRALAVQAWSTTRLGDLDTAVPAAEEAARLAAETGQPFMYGLATAVQAEIAALRGEHEQARVLADEAERVALPAAARPVLATVQLARGLAAMSEGRFDDAFADLSRILDPTDPAYQLALRAYFLAELTEAALRAGRSEAMRDVLRGLEPLAAATPSPALHLGLRYARAVLAPGPEAEELFAAALRADLTGWPAERARLHLAYGEWLRRRRRAVESRVHLRAAREAFDALGLAAWGERARQELRGAGESSPVRDPDARDRLTPHELSIAQLAAEGLTNREIGQRLYLSHRTVGTHLHRIYPKLGVSSRADLARILKSYPPD; from the coding sequence ATGCCGCTTTTCGGGCGGGAGGCCGAGCTGGAGGCTCTGACCGGGCTGGTCGAGGGGCTCCGGGAGCGCGGTGGCGTCCTCATCAGGGGTGAGGCGGGCATCGGCAAGTCCGCGCTGGTCGCGGCGGTGGTCTCCGTGGCGTCGGGGGCCGGGGTGCGCGTGCTCACGACGACCGGGGCGCAGGCCGAGCGGAACCTCGCCTACGCGGGGCTGCACCAGCTCCTGTACCCGGTGCGGGCGGAGCTGGACGCGCTGCCCGGCCGTCAGCGCGACGCCCTGCGCGACGCCCTGGGTCTCGGGGACTCGTCCGCCGAGGCCGCTGCCGGTGAGGTGGGCGGGCCGGGGGCGTACGTCGTCGGGCTGGCCGCGCTGACGCTGCTGGCCGAGGTGGCCGCCGTCCGGCCGCTGCTGGTCGTCGTGGAGGACGCGCACTGGCTCGATCGTGCCAGCGCCGACGTGCTCGCCTTCGTGGCGCGCCGGATCGAGTCCGAGCCCGTCGCCGTGGTCGCGACCCTGCGGGACGGCGAGCCGTCGCCGCTGCTGGAGGCGGGGCTGTCGGAGCTGCCCGTGGGCCGGCTCTCCCGCGAGGCCGCCGCCGAGCTGCTCCACTCCACCGCTCCGGGCCTCGCCCCTGCCGTGCGGGAACGCGTGCTTCTGGAGGCGGACGGGAACCCGCTGGCGCTGATCGAGCTGCCCGCTGCCGTGGGCGACCAGGGCGGGATCGGGCCGGTGATGCCCCTGAGCGAGCGGCTGGAACGCGCGTTCACCGCCCGCGTGGCCACCCTGCCCGCGCCTGCCCGCACCGCCCTGCTGGTCGCGGCCCTCAACGAGAGCGATTCGCTCGCGGAGACCCTCGCGGCCACCCGGCTGATCCTGAGCACGGCACCGCCCGGTCCGGACGTCGGGGCGGGGGCCGAGGTGGAGGTTCTCGCGCCGGCCGTCGAGGCGCGGCTGGTCGAGCTGGGGGCCGGCACGGTGCGGTTCCGCCATCCGCTGATGCGGTCGGCCATCCCCACCGCCGCCCCGATGGCCGAGTGCAGGCGGGCCCACCTGGCGCTGGCCGAGACGTTGCGCGAGCACCCCGACCGGCGGGCCTGGCATCGGGCGGCCGCGACGACAGGAGCCGACGAGGGCGTGGCGGCCGAGCTGGACAGCGCGGCCGCCCAGGCCAGGCGCAGGGGCGCGGTGGCCGCCGCGGTGGCGGCGCTGGAGCAGGCGGCCAGGCTGAGCGAGGGCCGCGAGGGCAAGGCGCTCAGGCTGCTGCGCGCGGCCGAGCTGGCGTTCGAGTCCGGCAGCCGCGACACGGCCGAGCGCCTGGTCCGCGACGCGCGCGAGCTGGACCTGTCCCCGCGCCGCCGCGCCGCCGCCGCCTGGATGCTCAGCGGTTTCGAGGACGGCGTGCGCGAGGACGTCTCCCGGGTGGCCGAGCTGGCCGAGCTGGCGGAGTCGGTCGCCGCCGGAGGCATCGTCGAGCCGGCCGTCCGGATCCTGTGGGGCGCCGCCATGCGCTGCTTCTGGTCCGAGCCCGGTCAGGACGCCCGCCGCCTGGTGCTGCGGGTGGCCGACGGGCTGCCGCTCCCGGCAGGCGATCCGCGGATGGTCGCGATCAACGCGTACGCGGCGCCGTTCGAGCGGGGCGCCACCGTGCTCGGCGGCCTGCGCGAGCTGGCAGGGGCGGCGGGCGCCGACCCGGAGACCGACCGGTACCTGGGCAGCGCCGCCATGCAGGTCGGCGCGTTCGACGTGGCGGCCCGCCTCTCCGCGGTCGCGGCGCCGGGGCTGCGCGCCCAGGGCAGGCTCGGGCTGCTCCCCAGGGCGCTGGCCGTCCAGGCGTGGAGCACGACCAGGCTCGGCGACCTGGACACCGCCGTCCCCGCCGCCGAGGAGGCCGCCAGGCTCGCCGCGGAGACCGGCCAGCCGTTCATGTACGGGCTGGCCACGGCCGTCCAGGCCGAGATCGCGGCGCTGCGGGGCGAGCACGAGCAGGCCAGGGTGCTGGCGGACGAGGCCGAGCGGGTCGCGCTGCCCGCCGCCGCCCGGCCCGTCCTGGCCACCGTGCAGCTCGCGCGCGGTCTCGCGGCCATGAGCGAGGGGCGCTTCGACGACGCGTTCGCCGACCTGAGCCGCATCCTCGACCCCACCGACCCCGCCTACCAGCTCGCCCTGCGCGCCTACTTCCTCGCCGAGCTGACCGAGGCCGCGCTGCGCGCCGGGCGGAGCGAGGCCATGCGGGACGTCCTGCGCGGCCTGGAGCCGCTGGCCGCCGCCACGCCGTCGCCCGCACTGCACCTCGGGCTGCGGTACGCGCGCGCCGTGCTCGCCCCCGGCCCGGAGGCGGAGGAGCTGTTCGCGGCGGCGTTGCGGGCGGACCTGACCGGGTGGCCCGCCGAGCGGGCGCGCCTGCACCTGGCGTACGGCGAGTGGTTGCGCCGGCGGCGCCGGGCCGTGGAGTCCCGCGTGCACCTGCGTGCGGCCAGGGAGGCCTTCGACGCGCTCGGCCTGGCCGCCTGGGGCGAGCGGGCGCGGCAGGAGCTGCGCGGCGCGGGCGAGTCGAGCCCCGTCCGCGACCCGGACGCCCGGGACCGGCTGACGCCGCACGAGCTGAGCATCGCGCAGCTCGCCGCCGAGGGGCTGACGAACCGTGAGATCGGGCAGCGGCTCTACCTGTCGCACCGCACCGTCGGCACCCACCTGCACCGGATCTACCCCAAGCTCGGGGTCAGCTCGCGCGCCGACCTCGCCCGCATACTCAAGAGCTACCCGCCGGACTGA
- a CDS encoding helix-turn-helix transcriptional regulator codes for MTAPGGSATVVGRDGERAALSEFLAAPGGQALVLRGETGVGKSVLLDHAAALAAPGHEVIRAAGVEAESELPYAGLHQLLYPLLPHLSGLDEGHRAVFDVVFGLRAGTAPSVMSLGIAVLDLLTLAASQRPLLLVLDDGQWLDASSIEVCGFVGRRLAGSSVKLLAAVRSDVGSRFDTAALPELALAPLSDEDAGRLLDLRHPGLGRQARGAVLEHARGNPLALLELPPHVGSGEPLGFGAVPLSRRLQHVYGMRIEGLSGSVREELLRGALDGVGRPGSGTRYRMRDTGEAVAAGLLEADPATGDLVFRHPLIRSTVVQLATPNQRRAAHEDLARVHRDDVERHARHLAASRVDPDEQVAAALEAAAESATRRGGAVAAVAWLTRAAELSETPADRSRRLGDAAFIAGHAALLDQAQKLVRADPAPGRAESPATAIASAYVALYEDGDVRSAHRRVAAAIENLRDDDTETPTRLVDLLLATSLYAGDSASWQHTEQLMDSLRDRVHPLSAVYRHAWSDVVRHGAGVPEQVEQAFADVAALEPWDVSRLAVAAYHVDTLGRYRPSLQRAVDREVETGAVANGMTMLHLIMLDQLAAGEWDEAERTGQRALELNLAHGNALFAHHTRAYLGLLAALRGRLERARELQAVVDAWARPRGVGFLTQIADATGTAAALSEGDYEAAYLHAIGITRPGSFEPYAHQATRTLLDLVEAAVHTGRLDQARLHAQAALDAGLPGISPRLAVITYGAVTMTTADEKEAEEMYRRAEAEPDGGGFPFELARIRLAHGVRLRHTQGPKAARPLLARAAETFDRLGATGWAERAQTELRALGVATGVSPAHLTALTWQEHRIAELAASGLTNKEIGERMHLSPRTVSSHLYRVFPKLGITSRAALRDALGKLGR; via the coding sequence ATGACCGCTCCGGGGGGATCGGCGACGGTGGTGGGCCGTGACGGCGAGCGGGCGGCGCTGTCGGAGTTCCTGGCGGCCCCGGGCGGGCAGGCGCTCGTCCTCAGGGGCGAGACAGGGGTCGGGAAGAGCGTGCTGCTCGACCACGCCGCCGCCCTCGCCGCCCCCGGGCACGAGGTGATCAGGGCCGCGGGGGTGGAGGCGGAGTCGGAGCTGCCCTACGCCGGCCTGCACCAGCTCCTGTATCCGCTGCTGCCGCACCTGTCCGGGCTCGACGAGGGGCACCGCGCCGTCTTCGACGTGGTCTTCGGGCTGCGCGCGGGCACGGCGCCGTCGGTCATGTCCCTCGGCATCGCCGTGCTGGACCTGCTGACCCTGGCGGCGTCGCAGCGCCCGCTGCTGCTGGTGCTCGACGACGGCCAGTGGCTGGACGCCTCCAGCATCGAGGTGTGCGGGTTCGTCGGGCGCCGGCTCGCGGGCAGCTCCGTGAAGCTGCTCGCCGCCGTGCGGTCGGACGTCGGCTCCCGCTTCGACACGGCCGCGCTGCCCGAGCTGGCGCTGGCGCCGCTCTCGGACGAGGACGCCGGGCGGCTGCTGGACCTGCGGCACCCGGGCCTCGGCCGTCAGGCCCGCGGTGCCGTGCTGGAGCACGCCAGGGGCAACCCGCTCGCACTGCTGGAGCTGCCGCCCCACGTGGGGTCCGGGGAACCGCTCGGGTTCGGCGCCGTCCCGTTGTCACGCCGTCTGCAGCACGTATACGGCATGCGCATCGAAGGGCTGTCCGGTTCCGTACGCGAGGAGCTGCTGCGCGGCGCCCTGGACGGCGTGGGCAGGCCCGGCTCCGGCACCCGGTACCGCATGCGCGACACCGGCGAGGCGGTGGCGGCCGGTCTCCTGGAGGCCGACCCGGCCACCGGCGACCTCGTCTTCCGCCATCCGCTGATCCGTTCGACGGTCGTCCAGCTCGCGACGCCGAACCAGCGCCGCGCGGCGCACGAGGACCTCGCCCGGGTGCACCGCGACGACGTGGAGCGGCACGCCCGCCACCTGGCGGCCTCGCGGGTGGACCCCGACGAGCAGGTGGCCGCCGCGCTGGAGGCCGCGGCCGAGTCCGCCACCAGGCGCGGCGGCGCGGTCGCGGCGGTCGCCTGGCTGACCCGCGCGGCGGAGCTGAGCGAGACCCCGGCCGACCGCTCCAGGCGGCTCGGCGACGCGGCCTTCATCGCCGGGCACGCCGCGCTCCTGGACCAGGCACAGAAGCTGGTCCGCGCGGACCCGGCGCCGGGCCGGGCCGAGTCGCCCGCCACGGCGATCGCCTCGGCGTACGTGGCCCTGTACGAGGACGGCGACGTGCGCTCCGCGCACCGCCGGGTCGCCGCCGCCATCGAGAACCTGCGCGACGACGACACCGAGACCCCGACCCGCCTGGTGGACCTGCTGCTCGCCACCAGCCTGTACGCCGGCGACAGCGCCTCCTGGCAGCACACCGAGCAGCTCATGGACTCCCTGCGTGACCGCGTCCACCCCCTCTCGGCCGTCTACCGCCACGCGTGGAGCGACGTCGTCCGCCACGGCGCGGGCGTGCCTGAGCAGGTGGAGCAGGCGTTCGCCGACGTGGCGGCCCTGGAGCCGTGGGACGTCTCGCGCCTGGCCGTGGCCGCCTACCACGTGGACACGCTCGGCCGCTACCGCCCCTCCCTGCAGCGGGCCGTGGACCGCGAGGTGGAGACCGGCGCCGTGGCGAACGGCATGACCATGCTGCACCTGATCATGCTCGACCAGCTCGCCGCGGGCGAGTGGGACGAGGCCGAGCGGACGGGGCAGCGCGCGCTGGAGCTGAACCTCGCGCACGGCAACGCCCTGTTCGCCCACCACACCCGCGCCTACCTCGGGCTCCTGGCCGCCCTGCGCGGCCGGCTGGAGCGCGCCCGCGAGCTGCAGGCCGTCGTGGACGCCTGGGCCAGGCCGCGCGGCGTCGGCTTCCTGACCCAGATCGCGGACGCCACGGGCACCGCGGCGGCCCTGAGCGAGGGCGACTACGAGGCCGCCTACCTGCACGCCATCGGCATCACCCGGCCGGGCTCGTTCGAGCCGTACGCGCACCAGGCCACCCGCACGCTGCTCGACCTGGTCGAGGCCGCCGTGCACACCGGCCGCCTGGACCAGGCCCGCCTGCACGCCCAGGCCGCGCTGGACGCCGGCCTGCCCGGCATTTCGCCCCGCCTCGCCGTGATCACGTACGGCGCCGTCACGATGACGACCGCCGACGAGAAGGAGGCCGAGGAGATGTACCGGCGAGCCGAGGCCGAGCCCGACGGCGGCGGGTTCCCGTTCGAGCTGGCCCGCATCCGGCTCGCCCACGGCGTCCGGCTGCGCCACACGCAGGGCCCCAAGGCGGCCCGGCCGCTCCTGGCCCGCGCCGCCGAGACGTTCGACCGTCTCGGCGCCACCGGCTGGGCCGAGCGGGCCCAGACGGAGCTGCGGGCCCTGGGCGTGGCCACCGGCGTCTCGCCGGCGCACCTGACCGCCCTGACCTGGCAGGAGCACCGGATCGCCGAGCTGGCCGCGAGCGGCCTGACGAACAAGGAGATCGGCGAGCGCATGCACCTGTCGCCGCGCACCGTCAGCTCGCATCTCTACCGCGTCTTCCCCAAGCTGGGCATCACCTCGCGGGCCGCGCTGCGCGACGCCCTGGGCAAGCTGGGCCGGTGA